The following proteins come from a genomic window of Proteiniphilum propionicum:
- a CDS encoding RapZ C-terminal domain-containing protein → MVMKELAKLFGDHTGRYNPEIEPLPSSGSNRRYYRLKQGDVSLIGVAGQSKEENRAFIELSRHFRRQKLNTPEVHAVSNDEMFYIQQDLGDDILFDAIKGGRLTGVFSHEEKELLHKTIAMLADFQVKGAQGLDFDICYPLPEFNRRSVMWDLNYFKYNFLKTTGMDFLEDLLENDFEKLADTLLKNETDTFMYRDFQSRNVMLVNGNPYFIDFQGGRKGPVYYDVASFLWQAKASFPDELRDELIQTYIKSLNKYFPVNEADFTKQLRQFVLFRTLQVLGAYGFRGYFEKKPHFIQSVPFALNNLRELLKEGFDEYPYLCGMLNEMVDLKQFADTQKHELEVRIFSFAYKKGIPNDVSGNGGGYVFDCRAINNPGKYERYNNVTGLDEPVIKFLEEDGEIVDFLNNIYPIVDRHVKRYIERSFTSLMISFGCTGGQHRSVYAAQHMAEHIAKTWGIKVSLVHREQNLEQEFRKR, encoded by the coding sequence ATAGTAATGAAAGAGTTAGCAAAGTTATTCGGAGATCATACGGGAAGATACAATCCGGAAATAGAACCTCTCCCATCATCAGGATCTAACAGAAGATACTACCGCTTAAAACAGGGTGACGTTTCTCTAATTGGTGTTGCAGGGCAATCGAAAGAAGAGAACCGTGCGTTTATTGAATTATCGCGTCATTTTCGCAGGCAAAAGTTGAATACTCCCGAAGTACATGCTGTTTCCAATGATGAAATGTTCTACATTCAACAGGACTTGGGCGATGATATTCTGTTCGATGCCATTAAAGGGGGGAGGCTTACGGGTGTTTTCAGTCACGAAGAGAAGGAGCTGCTGCACAAAACAATCGCCATGCTTGCCGATTTTCAGGTCAAAGGAGCTCAGGGACTCGACTTCGATATTTGCTACCCCCTCCCAGAATTTAACCGCAGGTCGGTAATGTGGGATCTGAACTACTTCAAATATAACTTTTTGAAAACAACTGGCATGGATTTTCTGGAGGATCTGCTGGAGAACGATTTTGAAAAGCTTGCCGATACACTTCTCAAAAACGAAACAGATACCTTTATGTATCGTGATTTCCAGTCACGAAACGTGATGCTGGTGAATGGGAATCCATACTTTATCGATTTCCAGGGTGGTCGAAAAGGTCCTGTCTATTATGATGTTGCTTCATTCCTATGGCAGGCAAAAGCCAGTTTCCCGGATGAATTAAGAGATGAGCTTATCCAAACATATATTAAATCTCTGAACAAATACTTCCCGGTGAATGAAGCCGATTTCACGAAACAGCTACGTCAGTTTGTCCTTTTCCGCACATTGCAGGTGCTTGGAGCTTACGGATTCAGAGGATATTTCGAGAAAAAGCCCCATTTTATCCAGAGTGTACCGTTCGCTCTGAATAACCTGCGCGAACTTCTGAAAGAGGGATTTGATGAATATCCATATCTCTGTGGCATGTTGAATGAGATGGTTGACCTGAAACAGTTTGCCGATACTCAAAAACACGAACTGGAAGTGCGCATTTTCAGCTTCGCCTATAAAAAAGGGATACCGAACGATGTGTCGGGCAACGGCGGGGGATATGTGTTCGATTGCCGTGCCATTAACAACCCGGGCAAATACGAACGGTATAATAATGTAACCGGCCTTGATGAGCCTGTAATTAAATTTCTGGAAGAGGATGGTGAGATTGTAGACTTTCTAAACAATATTTACCCTATAGTGGACAGACACGTAAAGCGCTATATCGAACGGAGCTTCACCAGCCTGATGATATCCTTCGGCTGTACAGGCGGGCAACACCGTTCGGTTTACGCAGCGCAGCATATGGCGGAGCATATTGCTAAAACGTGGGGCATAAAAGTTTCACTTGTACATCGTGAACAGAACCTGGAGCAGGAGTTCAGAAAAAGATAA
- a CDS encoding NAD(+) synthase yields MNINDFGFIRVAAASPKLKVADCGYNTAEIKSVIERAGKENVQILCFPELCITAYSCGDLFFQTVLQQKALESLSDLTLFMKERPSLVVIVGLPMRIGSMLYNVAAVLSQEGVIGIIPKTFIPDKNEFYEKRWFAPAGDLHLSSVKIDNKNIPLASSGVVFRTPFAAFGIEICEDLWMPAPPSSKLSMQGAELIFNLSASNELVGKNRYRKSLVLQQSARCNAAYIYASATWGESTTDMVFSGACFITENGTMLAESKRFSPESELIIADIDIGALRHDRMKNSNFAMSNIDSVTEIDCNISPVFPGRMYRVFNPHPFVPSEEKRYESLSEVFNIQTHGLAKRLLHTGIKKATIGVSGGLDSTLALLVTIKTFDILGLPRENIVGITMPGFGTTGRTYGNAIELMRSTGVTVKEIPVKDAVTQHFRDIGQDIDDHDVTYENSQARERTQILMDYANKIGGLVVGTGNMSELALGWATYNGDHMSMYAVNASVPKTLVSTLVEWIVETGMDDRTGKILRDVIDTPFSPELLPADSEGKIAQKTEQFVGPYELHDFFLHRILRYGDSPKRILFMANQAFATSYSSEEISKWLKLFFKRFFSQQFKRSCMPDGPKVGSVNLSPRGDWRMPSDAEANTWLEELEN; encoded by the coding sequence ATGAATATAAATGATTTCGGATTTATAAGGGTAGCGGCCGCATCACCAAAACTTAAAGTAGCGGACTGCGGTTACAACACAGCCGAAATAAAATCGGTGATAGAACGTGCCGGAAAGGAAAATGTGCAGATTCTCTGCTTCCCCGAACTCTGTATCACAGCCTACAGTTGTGGCGACCTCTTCTTTCAGACGGTATTGCAGCAGAAAGCACTTGAATCATTAAGCGATTTGACGCTTTTTATGAAAGAGAGGCCGTCGCTAGTCGTCATTGTCGGGCTCCCCATGAGGATAGGGAGCATGCTTTACAATGTTGCCGCGGTATTGTCGCAAGAAGGGGTGATAGGTATTATCCCAAAAACATTTATTCCCGACAAAAATGAATTTTACGAAAAGAGATGGTTTGCCCCGGCAGGAGATTTGCATCTTTCCTCAGTAAAAATTGATAATAAAAATATACCCCTAGCTTCTTCCGGGGTAGTTTTCAGGACTCCTTTCGCTGCTTTCGGGATAGAGATTTGCGAAGATTTATGGATGCCTGCCCCTCCCTCATCAAAATTATCTATGCAGGGGGCCGAGCTGATTTTCAATCTCTCAGCGAGCAACGAGCTGGTAGGTAAAAACAGATACCGGAAGTCGCTTGTACTGCAACAGTCGGCCAGATGTAATGCAGCATATATATATGCCTCAGCCACCTGGGGTGAATCTACCACCGACATGGTTTTTTCAGGCGCCTGCTTCATCACCGAAAACGGCACCATGCTGGCGGAGTCGAAACGGTTTTCTCCGGAGAGTGAACTGATTATCGCTGATATCGACATCGGGGCACTTCGGCACGACCGGATGAAAAACAGCAACTTCGCCATGTCAAACATAGATAGTGTCACCGAGATCGACTGTAATATATCCCCTGTTTTCCCGGGCAGGATGTATCGAGTTTTCAACCCGCATCCTTTTGTTCCCTCGGAAGAGAAGAGATATGAGAGCCTTTCAGAGGTTTTTAATATTCAAACACACGGGCTGGCGAAGCGGTTGCTTCATACGGGGATAAAAAAGGCAACCATCGGCGTTTCGGGTGGACTGGACTCAACACTCGCCTTGCTGGTTACCATCAAAACATTCGATATCCTGGGTCTGCCACGCGAGAATATTGTTGGTATCACTATGCCCGGATTCGGAACTACCGGCCGCACCTATGGCAACGCAATTGAACTGATGAGATCGACAGGTGTAACCGTAAAGGAAATCCCGGTCAAAGATGCGGTTACTCAGCATTTTCGTGATATAGGACAAGATATAGATGATCACGATGTGACATATGAAAACAGCCAGGCACGCGAACGGACACAAATATTGATGGATTATGCGAACAAGATAGGCGGATTGGTTGTAGGAACCGGGAACATGTCGGAGCTTGCACTCGGCTGGGCAACCTATAACGGTGATCACATGTCGATGTATGCTGTAAATGCAAGCGTACCGAAAACGCTCGTATCAACGCTTGTGGAATGGATCGTTGAAACAGGGATGGACGACCGGACAGGAAAAATCCTGCGGGACGTAATTGATACGCCATTCAGTCCCGAGCTGCTGCCGGCTGACAGTGAAGGCAAAATAGCACAGAAAACTGAACAGTTCGTGGGGCCTTATGAGCTGCATGACTTTTTCCTGCATCGCATCCTGCGTTACGGTGATTCACCCAAACGTATACTGTTTATGGCAAATCAGGCTTTTGCCACCAGTTACAGCTCAGAAGAAATATCTAAATGGCTGAAACTGTTCTTCAAGCGCTTTTTTTCCCAGCAGTTCAAACGCTCCTGCATGCCCGACGGCCCTAAAGTGGGCTCGGTGAATCTTTCACCCAGAGGAGACTGGCGCATGCCAAGCGATGCAGAAGCAAATACCTGGCTGGAAGAACTGGAAAACTAA
- the lysS gene encoding lysine--tRNA ligase: MQNLELSEQEIIRRQSLDELRQLGVEPYPAALYDVNAYSTDIKNKFRDEDVRRQVSIAGRIMTRRIMGKASFIELMDSKGRIQVYITRDDICPGENKDLYNTIFKKLTDIGDIVGITGFVFRTQTGEISVHAETFTVLSKSLKPLPIVKMKDGVVYDKFSDPELRYRQRYVDLLVNDNVKEIFVKRTLLFDAMREFFNQRGYLEVDTPVLQSIPGGAAARPFTTHMNALDIDLYLRIANELYLKRLIVGGFEGVYEFSRNFRNEGMDRTHNPEFTAMEIYVAYKDYKWMMEFTEQMLESVTLKVLGTTKVNVGDAEIDFKAPYKRVTMIDAIREHTGIDISGMDENQLRDVCKKLGVEQDKTMGKGKLIDEIFGEKAEGKYIQPTFIIDYPIEMSPLCKRHRENPELTERFELMVNGKELANAYTELNDPIDQRERFEEQLRLSEKGDDEAMFIDQDFIRALEYGMPPTSGMGIGMDRLTMLLTGQTAIQEVLLFPMMRPEKTVKRDSSSIFTDLGIPEEWVAVVQKAGYLQAKSLKEVNPNKLHQDLCGMNKKFKMGLDNPTPDEVKSWIAKASGL, from the coding sequence ATGCAAAATTTAGAACTAAGCGAACAGGAAATCATACGCCGGCAGAGTCTGGATGAATTAAGACAGCTGGGAGTGGAACCTTATCCCGCCGCCTTGTATGATGTGAACGCCTATTCCACAGATATTAAAAATAAGTTCAGAGACGAAGACGTTCGCCGTCAGGTAAGTATCGCGGGGCGTATAATGACCCGCCGCATCATGGGTAAAGCATCTTTCATTGAACTGATGGACTCGAAAGGTCGTATCCAGGTGTATATAACCAGAGACGATATCTGCCCGGGAGAAAACAAGGACCTATACAATACCATATTCAAGAAACTCACCGACATAGGTGATATAGTGGGCATTACAGGATTTGTCTTCCGAACGCAGACCGGTGAGATCTCGGTACATGCTGAAACGTTCACGGTGTTATCGAAGTCTCTGAAGCCACTTCCCATTGTAAAAATGAAAGACGGTGTGGTATATGATAAGTTCTCCGATCCGGAGTTACGCTACCGTCAGAGATATGTTGACCTGCTGGTTAACGACAATGTAAAGGAGATATTCGTGAAACGGACTCTTCTGTTCGATGCTATGCGTGAGTTTTTCAATCAGCGGGGCTATCTGGAGGTTGACACTCCCGTACTGCAAAGCATCCCCGGCGGAGCAGCTGCACGGCCATTCACTACCCATATGAATGCACTCGATATAGATCTCTATCTCAGAATAGCCAATGAGTTGTATCTGAAAAGGCTTATCGTGGGAGGATTTGAGGGGGTGTACGAGTTCTCCAGAAACTTCCGCAACGAGGGCATGGACCGCACTCACAATCCTGAGTTCACCGCCATGGAAATATATGTCGCCTACAAGGACTATAAGTGGATGATGGAGTTTACAGAACAAATGCTGGAGAGTGTCACCCTTAAAGTGCTGGGGACCACCAAGGTGAATGTAGGTGATGCCGAAATTGATTTTAAAGCACCATATAAGCGTGTTACAATGATAGATGCCATCAGGGAGCATACCGGGATTGATATCAGCGGGATGGACGAGAACCAGCTCCGTGATGTATGCAAAAAACTTGGTGTGGAGCAGGATAAAACAATGGGAAAAGGCAAGCTGATCGATGAAATATTTGGCGAGAAAGCCGAAGGGAAGTATATTCAACCTACCTTCATCATCGATTATCCCATAGAGATGTCCCCTCTTTGTAAACGGCACAGGGAAAATCCCGAGTTGACCGAACGGTTTGAGTTGATGGTCAACGGGAAAGAGCTGGCAAATGCCTATACCGAATTGAACGACCCTATTGACCAGCGTGAACGGTTTGAAGAACAACTTCGATTATCTGAAAAGGGTGATGATGAGGCAATGTTCATCGATCAGGATTTTATTCGTGCACTGGAATATGGCATGCCACCTACATCGGGAATGGGTATAGGAATGGACAGGCTCACCATGTTGCTTACCGGACAGACTGCCATCCAGGAAGTGCTTCTATTCCCTATGATGCGTCCTGAAAAGACTGTCAAGAGAGACAGCTCCTCCATATTTACTGATCTCGGCATTCCTGAAGAGTGGGTGGCTGTGGTTCAAAAAGCAGGTTACCTTCAAGCTAAAAGCCTGAAAGAGGTCAATCCCAACAAGCTACACCAGGATTTATGCGGGATGAATAAAAAGTTCAAAATGGGATTAGATAATCCAACACCCGATGAGGTGAAAAGTTGGATAGCAAAAGCATCTGGACTTTAA
- a CDS encoding HAD family hydrolase: MIEKIIKDYLESHHYSRFDMKAVIFDMDGVLYDSMPAHDKSWQQTMDELNLRHEPNEFYLHEGRIGKSTIDIIFQRNLQRDATEEEEKRIYARKSELFQQYNSGATMTGAKEVLEYVKAAGLLPILVTGSGQPALLGRLDTHFPGIFSRKTMVTAFDVVNGKPHPEPFLLGLKKGGNLSPNQAIVIENAPLGIEAAVKAGIFTIAVNTGPLPDSVLTDAGASLVFGSMQKLLQEFPGILNAVNTIFNQA; encoded by the coding sequence ATGATTGAAAAAATTATAAAAGATTATCTTGAAAGCCATCATTACAGCAGGTTCGATATGAAAGCTGTAATCTTCGATATGGATGGAGTGTTATACGATTCCATGCCCGCGCACGATAAGTCGTGGCAGCAAACGATGGATGAGCTGAATCTAAGACACGAGCCTAATGAATTTTATCTTCATGAAGGAAGAATTGGGAAATCAACCATCGACATCATTTTTCAAAGGAACCTGCAGCGTGATGCAACAGAGGAGGAAGAGAAGAGAATTTACGCCCGTAAATCGGAACTGTTCCAACAATATAACAGCGGGGCAACCATGACGGGAGCAAAAGAGGTGCTCGAATATGTGAAAGCTGCAGGATTGCTGCCTATTCTGGTTACAGGTTCAGGACAGCCGGCCCTGTTAGGGCGTCTGGATACTCATTTTCCCGGTATCTTCTCTCGTAAGACAATGGTCACGGCATTCGATGTAGTTAACGGGAAACCTCATCCGGAGCCATTTCTCCTGGGACTGAAGAAAGGAGGCAACCTATCACCCAACCAGGCTATAGTCATAGAAAATGCTCCCTTAGGTATAGAAGCAGCCGTGAAAGCGGGGATTTTTACAATCGCTGTAAATACGGGGCCTCTACCCGACTCCGTGCTGACCGACGCAGGCGCTTCACTAGTCTTCGGCTCCATGCAAAAATTGCTTCAGGAGTTCCCGGGAATTCTTAATGCTGTAAATACAATATTTAATCAGGCTTGA
- a CDS encoding NADH-quinone oxidoreductase subunit NuoE family protein, whose product METLTNTSVSGKALDEIIEKYRGKPGMLLSALEEIQEKNELKFLPGETLAEISSKLNIPYTQVYSVATFYSYFNLKPQGKHSVVVCRGTACHTKGSKALLDDVAAILGFRRDVDGADSKYTTPDNMFTVKTVACFGQCAQSPVVEVDGAIYSNVNSQKLLKILKRVKREKLTNTGKPYETV is encoded by the coding sequence ATGGAAACGCTTACCAATACTTCTGTTTCCGGAAAAGCCCTCGATGAGATCATTGAAAAATACCGGGGAAAACCCGGCATGTTGCTTTCTGCCCTGGAAGAGATACAAGAGAAAAACGAACTGAAATTTCTTCCAGGTGAAACGTTGGCTGAAATATCAAGTAAATTGAATATACCCTATACGCAGGTATATAGTGTAGCCACATTTTACTCCTACTTCAATCTCAAGCCTCAGGGCAAACACTCTGTTGTTGTCTGTAGAGGTACAGCTTGTCATACTAAAGGGTCGAAAGCACTTTTGGATGATGTAGCAGCCATTTTGGGTTTCAGGAGAGATGTGGATGGTGCTGACTCTAAATACACCACTCCCGACAATATGTTTACGGTAAAAACTGTAGCTTGCTTTGGACAGTGCGCTCAATCGCCAGTTGTTGAGGTGGATGGGGCTATTTACAGTAATGTGAATTCTCAGAAGTTGCTGAAAATCCTGAAAAGGGTAAAAAGGGAAAAACTGACAAATACAGGCAAGCCATATGAAACCGTATGA
- a CDS encoding NAD(P)H-dependent glycerol-3-phosphate dehydrogenase produces the protein MDSIGKICILGGGTWGTALAKIVLMNQKQMNWFIRRDDQIEGFYKLGHNPNYLTNVKFNLAHITFYSNFEKAIKDSDTIIIAIPSPYVKQYFRRIWNSTFRGKFMVSALKGIIPNDNMVMSEFLADNYKIPFENIGVLSGPCHAEEVALERLSFLTVASKDETKATLLSEAISSRILKARISNDVVGIELASVLKNIYAIAAGICQGLLYGDNFQAVLMSNCAKEMSRFLDGVVPIERNITEQHYLGDMLVTGYSQFSRNRTLGTMIGKGYSVKTAQLEMEMIAEGYYGAKCIYELNDRFKIDMPIARTVYQILYEKLQPQAAIKKLIDYF, from the coding sequence ATGGATTCTATCGGCAAAATCTGCATCTTGGGAGGCGGTACTTGGGGAACAGCACTAGCCAAAATTGTATTGATGAACCAAAAGCAAATGAACTGGTTCATACGCCGTGACGATCAGATTGAAGGATTTTACAAGCTGGGACATAATCCCAATTACCTGACAAATGTAAAGTTCAATCTGGCGCATATTACATTCTACTCCAATTTCGAGAAGGCTATCAAAGATTCTGATACAATCATCATTGCAATCCCATCGCCCTACGTGAAACAATATTTTCGTAGGATATGGAACAGCACCTTCCGGGGTAAGTTTATGGTTTCGGCATTAAAAGGAATTATACCGAACGACAATATGGTGATGAGCGAATTCCTTGCTGATAATTATAAAATTCCATTTGAAAATATAGGAGTTCTTTCTGGCCCCTGTCACGCAGAAGAGGTTGCTCTGGAACGTTTGTCGTTTCTTACTGTAGCAAGCAAGGATGAGACTAAAGCAACACTGCTCTCCGAAGCCATCTCTTCAAGGATACTGAAAGCGCGAATATCTAATGATGTGGTCGGTATTGAGCTGGCTTCCGTACTGAAAAATATCTACGCCATTGCGGCCGGCATCTGCCAGGGACTTCTTTACGGCGATAATTTCCAGGCAGTACTTATGAGTAACTGTGCAAAGGAGATGTCGCGATTTCTCGACGGTGTTGTGCCCATTGAACGGAATATTACCGAGCAGCATTATCTGGGTGACATGCTTGTGACCGGCTACTCTCAATTCAGCCGGAACAGGACACTCGGCACAATGATAGGAAAAGGCTATTCAGTGAAAACGGCTCAGCTGGAGATGGAGATGATAGCAGAAGGCTATTACGGGGCTAAATGTATTTATGAACTGAATGACCGCTTTAAGATTGATATGCCTATTGCCAGGACAGTTTACCAGATCCTGTACGAGAAGCTCCAGCCCCAGGCAGCCATTAAAAAACTGATCGACTATTTCTGA
- a CDS encoding glucose-6-phosphate isomerase has protein sequence MIQLNIKHVSNYLSEEDILKHANRASAANQALYDGSREGSDFLGWVTLPTSITDEVLKEIEDTAAVLRSHCEAVVVVGIGGSYLGARAVIDALSCSLDWLLEKEKRKSPVILYAGNNISEDYLAELMTWLDDKQFGIINISKSGTTTEPAIAFRLLKDLLEKKAGKEEAKKRIVAITDASKGALRTLADTEGYKTFVIPDNVGGRYSVLTPVGLLPIAVAGINIRELVDGATDIENATGPATSFDFNLPAIYAVIRNELYKRGKKIEILVNYHSKLHFLSEWWKQLFGESEGKENLGIFPAAVDFTTDLHSMGQWIQEGERTIFETVISIKKPNSKVLIPHDDINLDGLNYLEGKGVDEVNKMAELGTRIAHVDGDVPNLLIEIPELNEKYIGQLIYFFEKACGISGYLLGINPFNQPGVEAYKKNMFALLEKPGYEAETKAIKSKL, from the coding sequence ATTATTCAATTAAACATTAAGCATGTGTCCAATTATCTTTCTGAAGAAGATATCCTGAAACATGCAAACCGTGCATCTGCCGCCAATCAGGCTCTTTATGACGGTTCACGGGAAGGAAGCGATTTTCTGGGATGGGTTACTCTCCCCACCTCCATTACTGACGAGGTGTTAAAAGAGATTGAAGATACAGCTGCCGTTCTGCGCAGCCATTGCGAAGCTGTTGTGGTAGTCGGCATAGGAGGGAGCTATTTGGGAGCCCGCGCAGTGATCGATGCTCTATCGTGCTCACTCGACTGGCTTTTGGAAAAAGAGAAGCGCAAAAGCCCGGTTATTCTATACGCGGGTAATAATATAAGTGAAGATTATCTGGCTGAGTTGATGACATGGCTTGATGATAAACAGTTCGGCATTATAAATATTTCCAAATCGGGGACTACCACCGAACCGGCAATCGCCTTCAGGCTTCTTAAGGATCTGCTGGAGAAAAAAGCAGGAAAGGAAGAAGCTAAAAAACGTATTGTTGCAATAACTGATGCGTCCAAAGGTGCACTGCGCACATTAGCCGATACTGAAGGATATAAAACTTTTGTCATTCCCGACAATGTGGGGGGGCGTTACTCTGTGCTGACCCCTGTGGGATTGCTGCCGATAGCCGTTGCAGGGATTAATATACGGGAACTTGTTGATGGTGCCACTGATATTGAGAATGCTACGGGGCCAGCCACCTCTTTCGACTTTAATCTTCCTGCCATTTACGCGGTTATACGTAATGAACTGTACAAACGGGGCAAAAAAATTGAGATCCTGGTGAACTATCATTCTAAACTGCATTTTCTCTCCGAATGGTGGAAACAGCTTTTCGGTGAAAGTGAAGGCAAGGAGAATCTGGGTATTTTCCCAGCTGCCGTGGATTTCACTACCGACCTGCACTCAATGGGACAATGGATTCAGGAAGGTGAACGTACTATATTCGAGACTGTGATTTCTATAAAAAAACCGAATTCAAAAGTGCTGATTCCTCACGACGACATCAACCTCGACGGGCTTAACTACCTGGAAGGAAAAGGGGTGGACGAAGTGAACAAAATGGCAGAACTGGGGACCCGTATTGCTCACGTGGACGGGGATGTTCCAAACTTGCTGATCGAGATACCCGAATTGAACGAAAAGTATATAGGACAACTTATCTACTTCTTTGAGAAAGCATGCGGCATAAGTGGTTATCTACTGGGTATCAACCCATTCAATCAGCCTGGAGTGGAAGCTTACAAAAAGAATATGTTCGCTCTGCTGGAGAAGCCGGGCTATGAAGCTGAAACCAAAGCAATAAAATCGAAACTATAA
- a CDS encoding nucleotidyltransferase family protein: MKAMIFAAGLGTRLKPLTDTMPKALIRVGGKPLLQHVIEKLKGSGFDEIIINIHHFADQIIDFVESNDYFDIRIEFSDERDRLLDTGGGVKKASWFFDDHKPFLIHNVDILSNIDLRSLYKIHELNNSEATLVVSDRPTSRYLLFDDSLQLKGWLNKTNGETKSHFPDINPDNYNKLAFSGIHILNTSILSYMQHFPDKFSIIDFYLSICSKVRVAGYTPVNLKMIDVGKPGSPEEAESLLL, translated from the coding sequence ATGAAAGCAATGATTTTCGCTGCAGGGCTCGGAACACGGCTTAAGCCCCTGACGGACACCATGCCAAAAGCTTTGATCAGGGTCGGAGGGAAGCCACTGCTTCAGCATGTGATCGAGAAATTAAAAGGTTCCGGTTTCGATGAGATCATCATCAACATTCACCATTTTGCTGATCAAATAATCGATTTTGTGGAATCAAATGATTATTTTGATATCCGCATTGAATTTTCCGATGAACGTGATAGATTGCTCGATACAGGAGGAGGGGTCAAAAAAGCCTCCTGGTTTTTTGATGATCATAAGCCTTTTCTGATTCACAATGTTGACATCCTTTCCAATATAGATTTGCGAAGCCTCTACAAAATACATGAACTGAACAATTCAGAGGCCACCTTAGTGGTCAGCGATCGCCCCACATCACGTTATCTGCTCTTTGACGACAGCTTACAACTGAAAGGGTGGCTCAATAAAACTAACGGGGAGACGAAATCTCATTTTCCAGATATCAACCCGGATAATTACAATAAACTTGCTTTTTCGGGGATTCATATTCTTAATACCTCTATTCTCAGCTATATGCAACATTTTCCGGATAAATTCTCAATCATAGATTTCTACCTGTCGATATGCAGTAAGGTAAGAGTGGCCGGTTACACACCTGTAAACCTTAAGATGATAGACGTGGGCAAGCCGGGCTCCCCGGAAGAGGCTGAAAGCCTATTACTGTAA